GACGAGCGGGTGGCCGAGCACGACGCCGTGGTGGCCACCTACGGGCTGCCGTCGCGGGTGCCGGCGGGGCACGACCTCGGCGCCCTGGTGGCCGTGATGGCCCGGGACAAGAAGGCCGTGGGCGGGTTCACCTTCGCCCTCGACGGGCCGGCCGGGGTCGAGGTGGTGGCTGGCGTCGACCGGGCCGCGGTGGAGGCCACCCTGGCCGAGGTGGCTGAGGTCGCCGAGGTGGCCGGGTGAGCACGGGCCGGCCTCTGGTCGTGCTCCTGTCGGGCCCCAACCTCGACCTGCTGGGCCAGCGCCAGCCCCTCATCTACGGTCCCCAGGCCCTCGACGACCACGTGGCCACGGCCCGGCGGGTGGCCGACGAGCACGGCCTCGATCTCGAACACGTGCAGTCCAACCACGAGGGGGTTCTGGTCGATGCCGTCCATGGCGCCCGAGGGCGGGCCGCCGCCCTGGTGGTCAACGCGGCCGCCCTCACCCATTACTCGTGGTCGCTGCGCGACGCCCTGGCCTGCTTCGACGGACCGGTCGTCGAGCTGCACATCTCCAACCCCGAGGCCCGCGAGCAGTGGCGGCGTACGTCGGTGGTGTCGCCGGTGGCCACCGGCACGGTGTCCGGTTTCGGGGGCCACGGCTACGAGCTGGCCGTGCTCGCCGCGGCCCGGCTTCTGGCCGACCGCCCATGACCGGCCCGGGAGGCCGGTCCGATCAGCGATCCCTGGGCGACCATCGCCAGATGGTGGTCCCCATGGACGTGGCCAGCCGGGCGGACCGCCTGCGGGCGACCATGGACGAGGCGGGCTGCGACGCCCTGTGCGTGACCCGCCTGGTCAACGTGCGCTACCTGACGGGCTTCACCGGGTCGTCGGCCGTGCTGGTCGTGCTGCCCGGCGAGCTGGTGCTGGTCACCGACGGCCGCTACCGGGAACAGGCGGCCGCCGAGCTGGCGGCCGCCGGGGTGGTGGCCCGGGTGGAGACGGCCATGACCCAGGAGGCCCAGGGCCAGTTGCTGGCCGCCGCGGCCGCCGGCTGCGCCCGTGTCGGGCTGGAGGCCGAGGCCGTGACCTGGGCCCAGCAGCAGCGCTACCGCGACCGGTGGCTGGCGGGCTGCGAGCTGGTGGCCACCACCGGGCTGGTGGAGGGCCTGCGCCTGGTCAAGGACGCCGGTGAGGTGGCCCGCATGGAGGCCGCGGCGGCGGCCGCGGACGGCGCCCTGGCGGCGGTCGGCCCCCGGCTGGCGCTGGGCCCCACCGAGGCCGAGCTGGCCCTCGACCTGGAGTCCGAGATGCGGGCCCGGGGGGCGGCCGGCCCCGGGTTCGACACGATCGTGGCCGCCGGCCCCAACGCCTCCCGTCCCCACCACCGGCCCACCGACCGGCCCATCGGCCCCGGCGAGCTGGTCATCGTCGACTTCGGGGCGGTGGTCGACGGTTACCGGTCGGACATGACCCGCACGCTGTGCGTGGGCGAGCCGACCGCTGAAGCCCGGCGTATGGTCGAAGTCGTGGCCGAGAGCCAGCGGGCTGGGGTGGCGGCCGTGTGCCACGGGGCCGGGGCGGCCGACGTGGACGCCGCCTGCCGGGCGGTGATCGAGGAGGCGGGGATGGGGGAAGCGTTCTTGCACGGCACGGGCCACGGGGTGGGCCTGGAGGTGCACGAAGCCCCTCGGTTGGCACTGGCGGCGACCGGTACCCTGGTGGAAGGGTCGGTGGTCACCGTCGAGCCGGGCGTCTATCTTCCCGGCCACGGGGGTGCCCGCATCGAGGACATGGTCCTCGTCACCAAGCAAGGCTGCCGGGCCCTCACCAACGCCCCAAAGGAGCTTGTCGTCAGCCCATGAACGTATCGACCAACGACCTCAAGAACGGCATGGCCCTCGACCTGCCCGAAGGCCTCGTCACCGTCGTCGAGTTCCAGCACGTGAAGCCGGGCAAGGGCGGGGCGTTCGTGCGTACCAAGCTCAAGAACGTGCGTACCGGGGCCGTCATCGACCGCACCTACCGGGCCGACGAGAAGCTGGAGCAGGCCATCATCGACAAGCGGGAGATGCAGTACCTCTACCGCGAGGGCGAGCACCACGTCTTCATGGACAACTCCAGCTACGACCAGATGCACGTGGACGCGGCCACCTTGGGCGAGGCCGGCAGCTTCCTCAAGGAGGGCGACTCGGTCGTGGCCCAGATGTACAAGGAGTCGGTCGTCGGCCTCGACCTGCCGGCGGCCGTCGAGCTGGAGGTCACGGCGACCGAGCCGGGAGTGCAGGGCGACCGGGTCTCGGGTGCCCGCAAGCCGGCCACCTTGGAGACGGGCCTGGTGGTCCAGGTGCCGCTGTTCGTCAACGTGGGCGACCGGGTCAAGGTCGACACGCGGTCAGGCGATTACCTGACTCGGGTCTGAGGTGGCCCGCGGGCGCGGGGCGGCCCCGCCTTCTCCGATCGTCCCCTCCCGCCGCCAGGCCCGCGAGCGGGCGCTCTCGCTCCTCTACGAGGCCGAGTCCAAAGACGTTTCCCCGGCCGCCGTCCTGGCCGCCCTGCCCGTCGGCCCCGTGCCGTTCGCGGCCGAGCTGGTGGCCGGGGTAGGGGAGCACGCCGAGGAGGTCGACGGGCTCATCCGGCGGTTCGCCCGGGGGTGGGCCCTGGAGAGGATGCCGGCCCTCGACCGGGCGCTGCTGCGCATGGCCGTCTTCGAGCTCGTCCACCGCCCGGACGTACCCACCGCGGTCGTGCTCAACGAGGCCGTCGAGCTGGCCGGGATCTACTCCACCGAGGAGTCGGGGCGGTTCGTGAACGGCGTGCTGGCCAAGATCGCGGGCGAGGTGCGCCCCGGATGAGGCGGGCCTCGGCCCAGGTGGCCGCCCTGGCGGTGGTCCTGGCCGTCGTGGCCGCGCTGGCCGCCAGCGGGGCCGGGCCGGCCTGGGCCCAGGGCGGCGAAGGCATCCGGGCCTTCGACATAACCGTCGAGGTCCGGGCCGACGGGGCGCTCCAGGTCACCGAGCGCATCCGCTACGACTTCGGTCCCAACGAACGCCGGGGCATCTTCCGGGAGATCCCCGTGCGCTTCGACTACGAGCCCGACCCCCGCTTCGAGCGGGTGACCCGCATCGACCAGGTGAGCGTACGCACCGCGCCGGGCACCCCTGGCGACCTGGAGGTGACCGACTCGGGACGGGTCAAGCGGTTCCGCATCGGCGACCCCGACACTTACCTGCGGGGCGTGCACGACTACACGATCAGCTACCGGGTGCGGGGCGCGCTGAACGCCTTCGAGGAGCACGACGAGCTGTTCTGGAACGCCACCGGCAACAACTGGGGCGTGCCCATCGACGCCGCCTCGGTCACGGTGTCGGCCCCCGGGCCCATCACCCAGGTGGCGTGCTTCGCCGGGCCCACGGGCAGCCGCCTGACGTGCGACCGGGCGTCGGGGGGCGACGGCCCCCAGGCCACGTTCTCCCACTCGGGCCTGTCGAGCTTCGAGGGTGTCACCGTCGTGGTCGGCATGCCCAAGGGGACGGTCACCGTGCCGCCACCCATCCTCGACGAGAAGTGGGACCTGGGGCGGGCGTTCTCGCTGACCCCCGCGTCGATCGGCTTGAGCGCGGTCGTGTTGTTGGGGGCGGTGGCCGGGGCCGCTCGCCTGCTGAGCGGCGGCCGTGACCGGCGGTGGACGGGCTCGCACGTCGACACCGTGTTCGGCAACGAGATGGGCCAGGAGGAGCGGGTCCCGCTCTTCGCCCGCTCCATCGACCCCGTGGAGTACGAGCCCCCGGACAAGATCCGGCCCGGCCAGTTGGGCACGCTGATCGACGAGGTGGCCAACCCCCTCGATGTCACGGCCACGATCGTCGACCTGGCCGTGCGGGGTTACCTGCGCATCGAGGAGATCCCCAAGAAGGGTTGGTTCGGCAAGCCCGATTGGCGCCTGACCAAGTTGAAGGGGGCCGACGGCCTGCTCAAGTACGAGCGGTTGCTGCTCAACGGCCTGTTCCAGAGCGGCGACGAGGTGGAGCTGTCCGACCTGAAGCAGAAGTTCGCCGACCGCCTGCGCAAGGTCCAAGAGGCCCTCTACGAGGACGTCGTGGCCGCCGGCTGGTTCCCGACCCGGCCCGACAAGGTGCGGGCGCTGTGGAGGGGCCTGGGCGTGTTCGCCCTGCTGGCCGCCCTGGCGGTGGCCGTGTTCCTGATAGTCGCCACCAAGATGGCCCTCGTGGGCATCCCCCTGGTGATCGGGGCCATCGTGTTGCTGGCCGGGGCCGGGCGCATGCCCCACCGCACGCCCAAGGGCCACGCCGTCCTGCGCCGCACCAACGGGTTCCGCCGGTTCATCGAGGAGAGCGAGGCCGAGCGCGCCCGGTTCGCGGAGCGGGCCAACCTGTTCTCCGAGTACCTGCCCTACGCCATCGTGTTCGGGGCCACCGACAAGTGGGCCCGGGCCTTCTCGGGCCTCGAGACCGAACTGGCTCAGGCCACCGCCGGCTGGTACGTGTCCAGCCAGCCGTTCTCGGTCAACTCGTTCGGCAGCTCCATGGACAGCTTCTCGGTCACCACCGCAGGCACCATCGTGTCCACCGCCGCCTCCTCAGGGTCCAGCGGCTTCGGCGGCGGCGGGTCCTCGGGCGGCGGCTTCGGGGGCGGGGGCGGGGGGTCCTGGTGACCCGGGGCCGTCCCGGTGGACGCGGTGGACGAGGAAGCGCCGGCCCGGGGCTTTGCTGTACACCAGCCGCCGCCGGTTGACCAGGGAGTCGAGCAGGCACTCGACGACCAGGGCGGGCTCGCCCAGTTGGTCCTGCAGCCGCACCGGCCCGGCCCCCACGGCCGCCCCCGCCGCCCCCTCGACCCGGCGCCGCAGCTCGCCCAGGTCGGCCCGGGTGGCCATCAGGTGGTGCTGCAGGCCGGCGTTGCTGACAGCCAGCAGCACAACGGCCCCCGCGGGCGACAACTGCAACCCGACCATGTCGGCGGCCTTGAGCTCGACGAGGGCGGCCACGAAGTGGTCGTGAGCGATACCTCGCCGCCGGCACGCCTCCTGGGCGGCCACGTGGTCGACCATGCGGGTGCCAGCGGCCACGGCCGCCCCTGCCACCTCGGCCAAGACCTCATCGACCACCCCCACGCCCGGCGACGCTACCCCGATGGGCCCTCGGAGCCGGCTCAGCGGCGCGCTGAACCAATGAAGGGACCGTCGCTGGCCGAGCGGCCAGTGGGTTCACCAGTGCTGGCGGGAGCAGCCGCTCGGCGGGCGCGCTCGGTGGTAGCGTGGGCCAGCCGTTAAGGCCGGTCCCGAGAGGCCGGCACGGAAAGTGAGGAGCCCAGCTTGGGAGTGAGAGAGCGCGCTGCCCGTGCGCCCACGCCGTCGAAGGGCGGTGTGTTCGTGGTCCGCTCCCAGGTCATGGATGGCGAGGCCCTGCGCCGGGCCGTCACCCGCATCGCCCACGAGGTGCTGGAGCGCAACCACGGGCTCGACGGGCTGGCCCTGGTGGGGCTCCAGACCGGGGGTGTGCCCCTGGCCCACCGGCTGGCCGGGGAGCTGGCCCGCATCGAGGGCACCGAGGTGCCCGTGGGCACACTCGACGTGGCCTTCTACCGCGACGACATCGGCCTGCGCCCCGTGCTCCCCGAGGCCGTGACCGACATCTCCTTCGACCTCACGGGCATGGTCGTCGTGCTGGTCGACGACGTGCTCTACACGGGCCGTACGGTGCGGGCCGCCCTCGACGCCCTCAACGACTACGGCCGGCCCCGGGCCGTGCAGCTGGCCGTCCTCGTCGACCGGGGCCACCGCGAGCTGCCCATCCGCCCCGACTACGTCGGCAAGAACCTGCCCACCCGGGCCGACGAGGTGGTCGACGTGCGAGAGGACGGGGTCGACCTGGGCGAGGTGCGGCCGGCGTGAGGCACCTGCTCTCGGTGGCCGACCTCGGGGCCGCGGGCATCGCCGAGCTACTGGAGGTCAGCGACTCGTTCGTGGAGGTCAGCGAGCGGGCCATCCCCAAGGTCCCGGCCCTGCGGGGCAAGACGGTCGTGTCGCTGTTCTACGAGGACTCGACCCGCACCCGCCTGTCCTTCGAGACGGCCGCCCGGCGCCTGTCGGCCGACGTGATGAACTTCTCGGTCTCGGGTTCGTCGGTGGCCAAGGGCGAGTCGCTGCGCGACACCGTCCAGACGATCGACGCCATGGGGGTCGACGCCGTGATCGTGCGCCACTCGTCGGCCGGGGTGCCTTGGCAGGTGGCCAACTGGGTGGGCTGCTCGGTGGTCAACGCGGGCGACGGCTGGCACGAGCACCCTACCCAGGCCCTGCTCGACTGCTACACCGTCCGGCGGGCCCGGGGTTCGCTGGAGGGCCTGCGGGTGGCCATCGTGGGCGACGTCAAGCACTCCCGGGTGGCCCGTTCCAACGTCCTGGCCTTCTCGACGATGGGCGCCGAGGTGACCTTGGTGGCCCCGCCCACCCTGCTGCCCCCCAGCCTGGAGGGCTGGCCGGTGGTGGCCGTGAGCCACGACATCGACGACGTGCTGCCCAAGGCCGACGTCGTCTACCTGCTGCGCCTGCAGGCCGAACGGCAGTCCGAGGCGCTGCTGCCCTCGCTGCGGGAGTACACGGCCTGCTACGGCCTGACCCGGCGCCGGGCCGACCTGCTGGCCGACGGGGCCCTGGTCATGCACCCCGGGCCCATGAACCGGGGGGTCGAGATCGCGGCCGAGGTGGCCGACCTGCCGCTGTCGGTGATCACCCGCCAGGTGGCCAACGGGGTGGCCGTGCGCATGGCCGTGCTCTTCCTGCTGCTCGGATCGGCTCCCGCGGCGTGAGCGGGGAGGTCCTGCTCAGGGGCGGGCTGGTGGTCGACCTCACCGGCGAGCGCCGGGCCGACGTGCTGGTGCGCGACGGTGCGGTGGTGGCCGTCGAGGTGGACATCGCGCCCGCCGCCGGCTGGACGGTTCTGGACGCCGCGGGCTGCGTGGTGGCCCCCGGGCTCGTCGACCTCCACACCCACCTTCGCCAACCCGGCCGGGAGGAGGCCGAGACGGTGGAGACCGGGTCGCGGGCGGCCGCCCTGGGTGGTTACACGACCGTGGTGGCCATGCCCAACACCGAGCCGGCCATCGACGGAGCGGCCGTCGTGCGCGAGGTGCAGGAGCTGGCCGAGAAGGCGCTGTGCGCCGTCCTGCCCGCAGGGGCCATCACCAAGGGACGGCGGGGCGAGGAACTGGCCCCCATGGCCGAGATGGCGGCCCTGGGTGTGCGCCTGTTCACCGACGACGGCCGGGGCGTGCAGGACGCCCGCCTCATGCGCCGGGCCCTGGAGTACGCGGCCGGGCTGGGGGTCACCCTGGCCCAGCACTGCGAGGACGAGCGGCTAGCCGCGGGCGGGCACATGCACGAGGGGGAGTGGTCGAGCCGCCTGGGGATGGCGGGTGTGCCGGCCGAGGCCGAGGAGCTCATGGTGGCCCGCGACCTGGCCCTGGTCCGCCTCACAGGGGGCCGGGCCCACT
This Actinomycetota bacterium DNA region includes the following protein-coding sequences:
- a CDS encoding dihydroorotase; its protein translation is MSGEVLLRGGLVVDLTGERRADVLVRDGAVVAVEVDIAPAAGWTVLDAAGCVVAPGLVDLHTHLRQPGREEAETVETGSRAAALGGYTTVVAMPNTEPAIDGAAVVREVQELAEKALCAVLPAGAITKGRRGEELAPMAEMAALGVRLFTDDGRGVQDARLMRRALEYAAGLGVTLAQHCEDERLAAGGHMHEGEWSSRLGMAGVPAEAEELMVARDLALVRLTGGRAHFQHLSTAGSVALVRAAKAAGGLAVSAEATPHHLSLTDAAVAGFDPVFKVNPPLRPQADVDAVRAGLADGTIDAIATDHAPHPQEDKERPFDQAPPGMLGLETALAVALTYLDLGVARVLALMSWQPARLVGVDAGPVAEGRAADLFVFDPTAEWVVDPTRSASRSRNNPYAGRRLAGRVRHTLYQGEPVVIDGQAQR
- a CDS encoding type II 3-dehydroquinate dehydratase translates to MSTGRPLVVLLSGPNLDLLGQRQPLIYGPQALDDHVATARRVADEHGLDLEHVQSNHEGVLVDAVHGARGRAAALVVNAAALTHYSWSLRDALACFDGPVVELHISNPEAREQWRRTSVVSPVATGTVSGFGGHGYELAVLAAARLLADRP
- a CDS encoding aminopeptidase P family protein, translating into MVVPMDVASRADRLRATMDEAGCDALCVTRLVNVRYLTGFTGSSAVLVVLPGELVLVTDGRYREQAAAELAAAGVVARVETAMTQEAQGQLLAAAAAGCARVGLEAEAVTWAQQQRYRDRWLAGCELVATTGLVEGLRLVKDAGEVARMEAAAAAADGALAAVGPRLALGPTEAELALDLESEMRARGAAGPGFDTIVAAGPNASRPHHRPTDRPIGPGELVIVDFGAVVDGYRSDMTRTLCVGEPTAEARRMVEVVAESQRAGVAAVCHGAGAADVDAACRAVIEEAGMGEAFLHGTGHGVGLEVHEAPRLALAATGTLVEGSVVTVEPGVYLPGHGGARIEDMVLVTKQGCRALTNAPKELVVSP
- a CDS encoding aspartate carbamoyltransferase catalytic subunit — encoded protein: MRHLLSVADLGAAGIAELLEVSDSFVEVSERAIPKVPALRGKTVVSLFYEDSTRTRLSFETAARRLSADVMNFSVSGSSVAKGESLRDTVQTIDAMGVDAVIVRHSSAGVPWQVANWVGCSVVNAGDGWHEHPTQALLDCYTVRRARGSLEGLRVAIVGDVKHSRVARSNVLAFSTMGAEVTLVAPPTLLPPSLEGWPVVAVSHDIDDVLPKADVVYLLRLQAERQSEALLPSLREYTACYGLTRRRADLLADGALVMHPGPMNRGVEIAAEVADLPLSVITRQVANGVAVRMAVLFLLLGSAPAA
- the pyrR gene encoding bifunctional pyr operon transcriptional regulator/uracil phosphoribosyltransferase PyrR, which codes for MDGEALRRAVTRIAHEVLERNHGLDGLALVGLQTGGVPLAHRLAGELARIEGTEVPVGTLDVAFYRDDIGLRPVLPEAVTDISFDLTGMVVVLVDDVLYTGRTVRAALDALNDYGRPRAVQLAVLVDRGHRELPIRPDYVGKNLPTRADEVVDVREDGVDLGEVRPA
- the efp gene encoding elongation factor P, giving the protein MNVSTNDLKNGMALDLPEGLVTVVEFQHVKPGKGGAFVRTKLKNVRTGAVIDRTYRADEKLEQAIIDKREMQYLYREGEHHVFMDNSSYDQMHVDAATLGEAGSFLKEGDSVVAQMYKESVVGLDLPAAVELEVTATEPGVQGDRVSGARKPATLETGLVVQVPLFVNVGDRVKVDTRSGDYLTRV
- the nusB gene encoding transcription antitermination factor NusB yields the protein MARGRGAAPPSPIVPSRRQARERALSLLYEAESKDVSPAAVLAALPVGPVPFAAELVAGVGEHAEEVDGLIRRFARGWALERMPALDRALLRMAVFELVHRPDVPTAVVLNEAVELAGIYSTEESGRFVNGVLAKIAGEVRPG
- a CDS encoding DUF2207 domain-containing protein → MRRASAQVAALAVVLAVVAALAASGAGPAWAQGGEGIRAFDITVEVRADGALQVTERIRYDFGPNERRGIFREIPVRFDYEPDPRFERVTRIDQVSVRTAPGTPGDLEVTDSGRVKRFRIGDPDTYLRGVHDYTISYRVRGALNAFEEHDELFWNATGNNWGVPIDAASVTVSAPGPITQVACFAGPTGSRLTCDRASGGDGPQATFSHSGLSSFEGVTVVVGMPKGTVTVPPPILDEKWDLGRAFSLTPASIGLSAVVLLGAVAGAARLLSGGRDRRWTGSHVDTVFGNEMGQEERVPLFARSIDPVEYEPPDKIRPGQLGTLIDEVANPLDVTATIVDLAVRGYLRIEEIPKKGWFGKPDWRLTKLKGADGLLKYERLLLNGLFQSGDEVELSDLKQKFADRLRKVQEALYEDVVAAGWFPTRPDKVRALWRGLGVFALLAALAVAVFLIVATKMALVGIPLVIGAIVLLAGAGRMPHRTPKGHAVLRRTNGFRRFIEESEAERARFAERANLFSEYLPYAIVFGATDKWARAFSGLETELAQATAGWYVSSQPFSVNSFGSSMDSFSVTTAGTIVSTAASSGSSGFGGGGSSGGGFGGGGGGSW